The DNA region GACGGCCTGGTCTCAGATCAGGACCCGGCCTCTGTACGTACAGTACTTACAGATAATGGTAATAGTACTACCCCGCGCGCGAACGACTCGCCACCATGTTGGCCACCAGAAATCCCGCTGACGCAGCCCGAAAAACAGCTTGTTTTGCAGGCGATGCAGAACCTGCCACCCGCATTGCGCCAGGACGTGCTTGATGATGCAGCCCGGCGTGTCTCCCGTGGCGGCGTGCAAAACCCGCTTGCTTATCTGCTGGCAACGCTCCGAAAAGCACAGAGTGGCGAGTTTAATCAGTATCGGCGGGATAAACCTGTGGTGTCGGAGTTTGTACCGCCTGTGGTTTCAGAGCCGGAAGTACCAGCAGAACCGCGTAAAAAACGGGATATCAGTAAGTTGGTAGCGGAGATCCGGCGCAGTGTCTGGGGAAGAGTTGATGTCAGTGTCATCACATAGATAGCTATCAATACAGCGCAAATTAATAGACATTATAGTGATGCCACTGGCATCACATATACACCTATTGATCATCTTACAATCAATAGGTAACAGCGACAAATCAACGTAATTGCATAATCTCTTCTGGTGTACCTTCAAAAATAAACGGATTAAGGAACACTCGTCCCCATAAAAATTTGCGATCCACTTCGCTCAATGAAGCCGCATTGCATATCTCCTCCCAGTTCTCATGAACCGTCCGGATGCAGTGTGTGATAATTTCAATGGCTTCCTGTTCGCTCAGCAGAAATTTGGCAGCCGCTGACAGGCAAACCGCGAGATTACTCATTCGGTTTTCACCCATAATCAGCATTGCCTGCGTTGCTTCATTCCCGGAACGGCCCTGGGGACAAATATCATAAGCAGGCGTCAGGCACAGTTTTTCACCGTCCCAAAATGCTGCATGGTTCCTGGCGTGATCATCCGTGTTACCACAAATAATATTAAAAGCCAGACGCCCGAACAGTTCCCGTAATGTTTCTTTAGGCGCATCGAAGCGCTGGCGAATTATATCCGTCAAATCCTCATAACTCGCATATCTTGCCATCATCTCATCAAGGCCAAAGATAGTCAGCGCAGAGACCATCAGACGGCGCTGCCATCCTGCATCACTTCGAATACGATCAAAGCGCTCAATAAGAATGACGTCTTTACCTGCGGTATGACGATAGAGAACAGGCGCAACGTTCAACCCGGCACACGCAGCCAGTCGCATAGCGACATATTCAGCTTTAACGACATTATAGGTGTCTGTGGAGGAAGAAAATTTTGCGATAAATTTATGCTCACCGGATTCTATCATTGCCTTTGGTCGCGCTCCCCCCAGTGAACTCCCATGAAATAGTGCTTGTTCAAGCTCCGGAGTTAACGGTACGCCACTTTCAACCATTGATGCTGCCTGCATCAATTCTTCAAGAGATGCACTTTGAGACGCGCGCGGTACATACTCCGTAGCGGACCGCTGGAAGTCGAGCCCCCCAATTCT from Citrobacter amalonaticus Y19 includes:
- a CDS encoding type II toxin-antitoxin system HipA family toxin, which produces MTSDNRPDRAYVWIWLPGATKPIVAGALTRDDNRFIFNYGRSYLEREDAIPVYEPELPLSQGAIFPAPGLQQASALRDAAPDAWGRRVILNRLMGAQGRDADPDRLDELTYLLESGSDRIGGLDFQRSATEYVPRASQSASLEELMQAASMVESGVPLTPELEQALFHGSSLGGARPKAMIESGEHKFIAKFSSSTDTYNVVKAEYVAMRLAACAGLNVAPVLYRHTAGKDVILIERFDRIRSDAGWQRRLMVSALTIFGLDEMMARYASYEDLTDIIRQRFDAPKETLRELFGRLAFNIICGNTDDHARNHAAFWDGEKLCLTPAYDICPQGRSGNEATQAMLIMGENRMSNLAVCLSAAAKFLLSEQEAIEIITHCIRTVHENWEEICNAASLSEVDRKFLWGRVFLNPFIFEGTPEEIMQLR